Proteins encoded by one window of Candidatus Nomurabacteria bacterium:
- a CDS encoding NUDIX hydrolase: MKIQAEYIGYSKVKYILEYEDCDDFSILPYEKCTQVYTVCFNEDKIIIGYGGHKNTWGLIGGTIEPGETFEQTLIREVQEESNHKLLKMLPIGYQKVTDTRDNSIVYQLRYVSCGTPYGPFISDPAGTITQIACIEPCDYKKYFDWGKIGERIMQRAVELKDQL, encoded by the coding sequence ATGAAAATACAAGCAGAGTACATTGGCTACTCAAAAGTAAAATATATACTTGAATACGAAGACTGTGATGATTTTTCTATATTGCCATATGAAAAATGTACTCAGGTATATACGGTTTGTTTTAATGAAGACAAAATAATCATTGGATACGGCGGTCATAAAAATACATGGGGACTCATAGGGGGTACAATTGAGCCTGGTGAAACTTTTGAACAAACTTTAATTAGGGAAGTACAAGAAGAATCAAACCATAAACTACTAAAAATGTTACCCATAGGCTATCAAAAGGTGACGGACACAAGAGATAATTCCATTGTTTATCAATTGCGATATGTTTCATGTGGAACACCATACGGGCCTTTTATTTCAGATCCAGCGGGTACTATAACGCAAATAGCATGTATTGAACCATGTGACTATAAGAAATATTTTGATTGGGGCAAAATTGGAGAGCGAATCATGCAACGAGCTGTAGAATTAAAAGATCAGCTTTAA
- a CDS encoding class I SAM-dependent methyltransferase, translating to MDYSSAKKYFQRAYRTGSDFWTLMPYKLKGRDLLRYLPAGSMLLDVGSGRGRFPLELARLGYKVIGLDYVKKIVTDNNEEVRVNDMASSLRFVEGNALDIPFTDASFDGVLDFGLMQHFYPPDRVTYVREINRVLKPGGYALLVLLSRETTSYLTWTPKAHADAEYDYEDVHYHFFTPEEIMELFGEEYALMSKRIEYIEGRESLAYLVMLLRKK from the coding sequence ATGGATTATTCTTCTGCGAAAAAATATTTTCAACGAGCGTATCGTACTGGCAGTGACTTCTGGACATTGATGCCATACAAACTTAAGGGTCGCGATTTGCTTCGCTACTTACCTGCCGGATCAATGCTTCTCGATGTTGGTTCGGGTCGTGGTAGATTTCCGCTTGAGTTAGCACGCTTGGGCTACAAAGTGATCGGTCTCGATTACGTGAAGAAAATAGTTACTGACAATAATGAAGAAGTGCGTGTGAACGACATGGCAAGCTCGCTTCGTTTTGTCGAAGGCAATGCGCTAGATATTCCCTTTACTGATGCGTCGTTTGATGGAGTGCTCGACTTTGGGCTCATGCAGCATTTCTATCCACCTGACCGCGTAACCTATGTTCGAGAAATCAATCGCGTACTCAAGCCTGGTGGCTATGCGCTCCTCGTGCTTCTCTCTCGCGAGACAACATCATATCTTACTTGGACTCCTAAGGCACACGCAGATGCTGAGTATGATTATGAAGATGTGCACTATCACTTTTTTACACCAGAAGAAATCATGGAACTCTTTGGTGAGGAATATGCCCTCATGAGTAAACGTATTGAATACATCGAAGGTCGCGAAAGCCTCGCCTACCTCGTCATGCTACTTCGGAAAAAATAA
- the rny gene encoding ribonuclease Y, with the protein MNLHLLAFLAIAALAGVGIGYYLRLIISLGQKGSMELEIKKTMIDAKEEAQRILDEAKKKAEDRDEELKNEERKKEVEFKDTEKRLIKKEELLDARQVEIDKEVENIKLKIEDIKKIKEKAVELEGEKAKALERVAGLSREDAKSELVRSVENEYEEDFLIRMQKLENSNAEKLENRAKDILATSIQRLASSTAAELMTTNVAIPSDEIKGKIIGKEGRNIRAFERAAGVELIVDDTPGTIVISSFDPVRRQIARLALENLILDGRIQPAKIEEMVDKAKDDINKIIKEKGEQAVYECGIFNFDPRIIAILGRLYFRTSYGQNVLQHSIEMTHIAGMLAEELGADVAIAKAGALVHDIGKALDHEVQGTHIDIGIRILQKFGADPRIIVAMKSHHDDCPHETIEAVIVQTADYISGGRPGARRDSVENYLKRLAELEALVNQFPSVEKSYALSAGREIRIFVTPEKITDVEAKDLARDVAKKIESELKYPGEIKVTLIRETRVIEYAR; encoded by the coding sequence ATGAATTTGCACTTACTAGCCTTTTTGGCTATAGCAGCACTTGCCGGTGTCGGTATTGGCTACTATCTACGACTCATCATATCTCTCGGACAGAAAGGTTCGATGGAGCTTGAGATCAAGAAGACCATGATTGATGCCAAAGAAGAAGCCCAGAGAATCTTGGACGAAGCCAAGAAAAAAGCAGAAGATCGCGACGAGGAGCTTAAAAATGAAGAGAGGAAGAAAGAAGTAGAATTCAAAGACACAGAGAAGCGTCTCATCAAGAAAGAAGAACTGCTCGATGCGCGACAAGTCGAGATCGACAAGGAAGTCGAAAACATCAAACTCAAGATCGAGGACATCAAGAAGATCAAAGAGAAAGCTGTCGAGCTTGAAGGTGAGAAAGCTAAAGCCCTCGAACGTGTCGCAGGACTTTCTCGTGAAGATGCCAAGAGCGAACTTGTGCGAAGTGTTGAGAATGAATACGAAGAGGACTTTCTTATTCGTATGCAGAAGCTTGAAAACTCGAACGCCGAAAAACTTGAGAACCGTGCCAAAGACATACTCGCGACCTCTATCCAACGTCTCGCATCTTCGACAGCAGCTGAACTCATGACGACTAACGTTGCGATTCCTTCAGATGAAATCAAAGGCAAAATCATTGGTAAAGAAGGCCGTAACATCAGAGCTTTCGAACGAGCAGCGGGTGTTGAACTCATCGTCGACGATACACCTGGCACGATCGTTATTTCATCATTTGACCCTGTACGACGTCAGATCGCCCGACTTGCACTTGAGAATTTGATTCTCGATGGCCGTATCCAACCAGCCAAAATCGAAGAAATGGTTGATAAGGCCAAAGATGATATCAACAAAATCATCAAAGAAAAAGGTGAGCAAGCCGTCTATGAATGTGGCATCTTTAACTTTGATCCACGTATTATCGCCATCTTGGGTCGCCTCTACTTCCGCACGAGCTACGGACAGAACGTCTTGCAACATTCGATCGAAATGACCCATATTGCTGGCATGCTCGCAGAAGAACTCGGAGCTGACGTCGCTATTGCCAAAGCTGGCGCACTCGTCCACGACATCGGCAAAGCGCTCGACCATGAAGTCCAAGGCACACATATCGATATCGGTATCCGCATCCTTCAGAAATTTGGTGCTGATCCACGCATCATCGTCGCTATGAAAAGTCACCATGATGACTGTCCTCATGAGACGATCGAAGCTGTCATTGTTCAGACTGCGGACTATATCTCAGGCGGACGTCCTGGTGCACGACGTGATAGTGTCGAGAATTATCTCAAGCGTCTCGCCGAACTCGAAGCACTCGTCAACCAATTCCCTTCAGTCGAGAAATCCTACGCACTTTCTGCTGGTCGTGAGATCAGAATATTCGTCACCCCTGAGAAAATCACTGACGTCGAAGCCAAAGACCTCGCCCGTGATGTTGCCAAGAAAATCGAATCCGAACTCAAGTATCCAGGTGAAATCAAAGTCACCCTCATACGGGAGACACGTGTAATCGAATACGCAAGATAG
- a CDS encoding carboxylesterase family protein: MKKYPTFHSLIVILCLISIALPSQTIAKTKGSSSTSSSAHVLQVIKDAYTNIHTLLPQGSRGAGSTTAKDTEPCTNPNASGLRYCNFIFPESVVGMTTYTYAPDVPKAIENGTADLLIDVFAPINDTDALRPIIIFAHGGGGERTNNSIQEWCKNRFAVRGYVCASIDYRGATEVPGEFTIQLQNIALSDMQAAVRWTRENSTMLGIDPNKIILMGSSAGAITAIQASVMGNNQDADMFDDPKSNTTHKDEPSWSCMAVTLAGAVNGTIDTYLDHNDSPAAMYHGEEDTKVFYEEAVATKNKMSSLGIPTTLLSFPNTGHDLGHTEEIEADLLPKIYTATVIEGCPPAYSNITHIPTDGIVVVDQTTGTTSGGGGGGTVSGGSPLVPIENKSTDTPAMQANLACPYLKEPIYIEKANNPDEVMKLEKFLNEHEGEKLSIDGIFDVNDIAAVKRFQITYADRIPALPGVNLPLGNVGSVTQNEINILTCMPTLDACPAFVEYNSTTRNNTSPEIFKTKQMLTILGYYDGPVNAMFDETLKNSLSEFQQTFHSYVLDPGGFTSGIKSSLTNKFLNKFLGCNTPAVKVGLFKWFNY, from the coding sequence ATGAAAAAATATCCTACCTTCCATAGCCTAATCGTCATACTGTGCCTCATATCTATAGCACTACCAAGCCAAACAATCGCAAAAACTAAGGGAAGTAGCTCTACGTCTTCATCAGCTCACGTACTTCAAGTTATCAAAGATGCCTACACTAATATCCACACACTCCTACCACAAGGTTCACGTGGCGCAGGTAGCACTACAGCAAAAGATACGGAGCCCTGCACTAACCCCAATGCTTCTGGGTTACGGTACTGTAACTTTATTTTCCCTGAATCAGTCGTTGGCATGACAACCTATACCTATGCACCTGATGTGCCCAAAGCGATAGAGAACGGCACCGCCGACCTCCTCATCGATGTATTCGCACCGATCAATGACACGGACGCACTTCGCCCAATAATCATTTTTGCCCATGGGGGTGGAGGTGAGCGAACAAATAACTCTATTCAAGAATGGTGCAAAAACAGATTTGCTGTACGCGGCTATGTTTGTGCGAGCATCGATTATCGAGGTGCAACAGAAGTACCAGGTGAATTTACTATCCAACTCCAGAATATTGCACTCTCGGATATGCAGGCGGCGGTTCGATGGACTCGAGAGAACAGCACCATGCTTGGTATTGACCCAAACAAAATAATTTTGATGGGCAGTTCTGCTGGCGCGATTACTGCAATCCAAGCATCCGTCATGGGCAACAACCAAGATGCTGATATGTTCGATGATCCCAAATCAAACACAACACACAAAGATGAACCTTCATGGAGCTGTATGGCAGTGACACTTGCTGGTGCCGTCAATGGAACAATAGATACTTATCTCGACCACAATGATTCACCAGCCGCTATGTACCACGGAGAAGAAGATACTAAAGTATTCTACGAGGAAGCTGTTGCAACAAAAAATAAAATGAGTAGTCTTGGTATACCGACTACTCTTTTATCGTTTCCAAATACTGGCCATGATCTGGGCCACACAGAAGAAATCGAAGCTGATCTTTTGCCGAAAATCTATACAGCAACCGTGATTGAAGGATGCCCACCAGCCTACAGCAACATCACACACATCCCAACAGACGGAATAGTAGTCGTTGACCAGACCACCGGCACAACAAGCGGCGGCGGGGGAGGAGGGACAGTTTCTGGTGGCAGCCCGTTAGTACCGATCGAAAACAAATCAACTGATACGCCAGCCATGCAAGCAAATCTTGCATGCCCATATCTAAAAGAGCCAATATATATTGAGAAAGCTAATAATCCAGATGAAGTAATGAAACTAGAAAAATTCTTGAATGAGCATGAAGGTGAAAAACTTAGCATCGACGGTATATTTGATGTCAACGACATTGCTGCAGTAAAACGATTCCAAATAACATATGCTGATCGTATTCCAGCATTACCGGGCGTTAACTTGCCACTTGGCAATGTTGGATCAGTGACACAAAACGAGATCAATATTCTCACCTGTATGCCAACACTTGATGCATGTCCAGCATTTGTTGAATACAATTCGACTACTCGAAACAACACTTCACCTGAAATCTTCAAAACCAAACAAATGCTTACTATACTTGGCTACTACGACGGCCCAGTGAATGCTATGTTTGATGAAACTTTAAAAAATTCTCTCAGTGAATTCCAACAAACCTTCCATAGCTACGTGCTCGATCCAGGTGGCTTTACTTCAGGTATCAAATCATCACTCACTAATAAATTCTTGAACAAGTTCTTGGGCTGCAATACTCCCGCAGTCAAAGTTGGATTGTTTAAATGGTTTAATTATTAA
- a CDS encoding winged helix-turn-helix transcriptional regulator yields MKQIPQELKASLRKAGFDRTQVEIIVALSGAEPLSIQDVAQLVHLPRSSVHLSIEELVEKGAVLVQKQGKRRFFYIDSPLRLRQIISYDETSINERKSILERTLPELQALFTISRGEEPIEIEELAGEDGFVETFYRSLEGGHAEILRFGGEAEKFTIAREKLKTFREKREKKKIKVRLLLPESPFAEFEKQDALGKSREVRSISKEMYNPDVQTSIFGDTVAFTVWDKGLHTAIVKNSKIAGLLTSLFNIAWQNGK; encoded by the coding sequence ATGAAACAAATACCACAGGAATTGAAAGCTTCTTTACGCAAAGCTGGATTCGATCGAACGCAAGTAGAAATCATTGTTGCACTTTCAGGTGCAGAGCCACTTTCCATACAAGATGTTGCACAGCTAGTGCATTTGCCTCGGTCAAGCGTCCATCTTTCTATCGAAGAGCTAGTTGAAAAAGGCGCTGTCCTTGTTCAGAAGCAAGGTAAGCGAAGATTTTTCTATATTGATTCGCCTTTGCGCCTGCGTCAGATCATCAGCTATGATGAGACCAGTATCAATGAACGCAAAAGCATTCTTGAGCGGACACTACCAGAGCTACAAGCACTTTTCACGATCTCTCGCGGTGAGGAGCCTATCGAGATCGAAGAACTTGCAGGTGAAGATGGTTTCGTCGAGACATTTTATCGCTCGCTTGAAGGCGGTCATGCGGAAATTCTTCGTTTTGGCGGTGAAGCAGAGAAATTTACTATTGCAAGGGAGAAACTCAAAACATTTCGAGAAAAACGCGAGAAAAAGAAGATCAAAGTTCGGCTTCTATTACCAGAATCTCCATTTGCAGAATTTGAGAAGCAAGATGCTCTCGGCAAATCTCGCGAAGTACGATCGATTTCCAAAGAAATGTACAATCCGGACGTTCAGACATCAATTTTCGGTGATACAGTAGCATTTACTGTATGGGACAAAGGACTCCACACAGCGATTGTAAAAAATAGTAAAATTGCAGGCTTACTTACCTCGCTTTTTAACATTGCGTGGCAAAACGGAAAATAA
- a CDS encoding HU family DNA-binding protein — protein MNKQALVEWVHGKIGGTKVAAEEIVDGLIDAIISTLKKGDEVSIAGLGIFSVKQRAARMARNPKTGEQVKVAAVKVPKFRAAKAFKDAVK, from the coding sequence ATGAATAAACAAGCACTCGTAGAATGGGTTCATGGAAAGATTGGCGGCACCAAAGTTGCCGCTGAAGAAATTGTTGATGGCTTGATTGATGCGATCATTTCAACCTTGAAAAAGGGAGATGAGGTATCTATCGCTGGCCTCGGCATCTTCTCAGTCAAACAGCGCGCAGCGCGCATGGCTAGAAATCCAAAGACTGGTGAGCAAGTCAAAGTTGCTGCAGTCAAAGTTCCAAAATTCCGCGCAGCAAAAGCATTTAAGGACGCAGTTAAATAA
- a CDS encoding NYN domain-containing protein yields MSIIKHKEQRVAVFIDTQNLYHSARNLYKARVNFGAIVKDAVAGRQLVRAIAYVINTEAGDEKAFFEALTKMGIETKTKDLQIFMGGAKKGDWDVGLAVDAITMAPKLDAIILVAGDGDFIPLVEYLQIHSGIQVEVVSFGKSSSMKLKEVADDFMDLSENPRKYLLGQGRR; encoded by the coding sequence ATGTCAATTATTAAACACAAAGAACAACGCGTCGCTGTATTTATCGATACACAAAATCTCTACCACAGCGCACGCAATTTATATAAAGCGAGAGTGAACTTCGGAGCCATCGTCAAAGATGCTGTTGCGGGCCGTCAGCTCGTGCGAGCGATCGCCTACGTCATCAACACTGAAGCTGGTGATGAGAAAGCATTTTTTGAAGCCTTGACGAAAATGGGCATCGAAACTAAGACCAAAGACCTCCAAATATTTATGGGCGGCGCCAAGAAAGGCGACTGGGACGTCGGACTCGCTGTTGATGCGATCACGATGGCACCAAAGCTTGACGCAATCATACTCGTCGCAGGTGACGGAGACTTTATCCCGCTCGTTGAATACTTGCAGATTCATTCAGGTATCCAAGTCGAAGTCGTCTCATTCGGTAAATCATCATCAATGAAACTCAAAGAAGTCGCAGATGACTTCATGGACCTATCAGAAAATCCAAGGAAATATTTGCTCGGCCAAGGACGAAGATAA
- the rpsO gene encoding 30S ribosomal protein S15 — MLTTKKKQKIIKENQAHATDSGSPEVQIAMLSASIGELATHLKKHKKDNHSRRGLIKMVSDRRTHLKYLEKKDKTRYAKALKKIKE; from the coding sequence ATGTTAACGACAAAGAAAAAACAGAAAATCATCAAGGAAAACCAGGCGCATGCTACAGATAGCGGCTCTCCTGAAGTCCAGATTGCCATGCTTTCAGCCTCAATCGGCGAACTTGCGACCCACCTCAAGAAACACAAGAAAGACAACCATTCTAGGCGTGGACTTATCAAAATGGTTTCTGATCGCCGAACTCACCTCAAATATCTCGAGAAGAAAGACAAGACTCGCTACGCCAAAGCCCTCAAAAAAATCAAAGAGTAA
- a CDS encoding tyrosine-type recombinase/integrase, with amino-acid sequence MSASIDTLKRQFLEYMEIERGSSLKTVANYSHYLTKFFAFAKITDVNAITDDTVREFRLHLNRQSGSRTRGQRSGTMKKNTQNYYLIAVRRFLKYLMKRGITSLSPERIELAKVGVRELDLIGGDELTRLLDAPAKTDVQGLRDRAILALFFSTGLRLSELCSLNRDLDLSKDEFSIRGKGEKVRVVFLSDEAKDAIRAYLKLRKDMDEPLFTQTSKKKSMDGSTRLSPRSIERMVAHYAIKAGISKKVTPHIIRHSFATDLLSNGADIRSVQMMLGHANIATTQVYTHVTDRQLKEIHKKFHSKK; translated from the coding sequence ATGAGTGCCTCTATTGATACCTTAAAGCGTCAATTCCTCGAATATATGGAAATCGAGCGCGGTTCCAGCTTGAAAACCGTTGCCAACTACTCGCACTACCTCACTAAATTTTTTGCCTTTGCCAAAATCACCGACGTGAATGCCATAACAGATGATACGGTACGAGAATTTCGTCTGCACCTCAATCGCCAGTCTGGGTCGCGAACTCGCGGCCAGCGGAGCGGTACGATGAAGAAAAATACGCAGAACTATTACTTGATTGCCGTTAGGAGATTTCTCAAATACTTGATGAAGCGAGGCATTACGTCGCTTTCTCCTGAGCGGATCGAGCTTGCCAAAGTCGGCGTACGAGAACTTGATCTCATCGGTGGTGATGAACTGACACGACTCCTTGATGCACCTGCCAAAACTGATGTGCAAGGGCTTCGTGACCGAGCAATCCTTGCCCTTTTTTTCTCCACAGGATTACGTCTCTCTGAGCTCTGCTCACTCAATCGAGATTTGGATTTATCAAAAGATGAATTCTCTATTCGCGGTAAAGGTGAGAAAGTCCGTGTGGTATTTCTCTCAGACGAAGCTAAAGATGCAATTCGTGCGTATTTAAAATTACGGAAAGACATGGATGAACCACTCTTTACTCAGACATCCAAGAAAAAAAGTATGGACGGCAGTACTCGCCTATCCCCTCGCTCCATCGAGCGAATGGTGGCACACTATGCTATCAAAGCTGGTATATCAAAAAAGGTAACGCCCCACATCATCCGTCACTCATTTGCAACAGACTTGCTATCAAATGGCGCTGATATTAGAAGTGTGCAGATGATGCTCGGTCATGCCAACATCGCAACGACACAGGTCTATACGCATGTCACCGATCGACAATTGAAAGAAATACATAAAAAGTTTCATAGTAAGAAATAA
- a CDS encoding YraN family protein, with translation MPKVFTSKSQKIGELGEDIACKYLTKHEYTISERNYTKKWGEIDIVAQKGQKIYFVEVKSQNQVGVTHETIRPEENMHPKKLQRLSRTIQTYVLEKTSGEVDWQFDLIVVLLNENKKTAHVRRIENIIL, from the coding sequence ATGCCAAAAGTATTTACATCAAAAAGCCAAAAAATTGGAGAACTAGGTGAAGATATAGCTTGTAAGTATCTTACTAAGCACGAGTATACTATTTCGGAGCGAAACTATACAAAAAAATGGGGTGAAATAGATATTGTAGCTCAAAAAGGCCAAAAAATTTACTTTGTTGAGGTAAAATCTCAGAATCAAGTGGGTGTTACACATGAAACTATTCGTCCAGAAGAAAATATGCATCCCAAGAAATTACAGAGGCTCTCTCGAACGATTCAGACGTATGTCCTTGAGAAAACGAGTGGGGAAGTTGATTGGCAATTTGATCTTATTGTTGTCCTTTTGAATGAAAACAAAAAGACAGCCCATGTACGTCGCATAGAAAATATTATTTTGTAA
- a CDS encoding HD domain-containing protein — MSPTVQNKITSASLPQRVLDVLGKLQGANFEAYIVGGSVRDLMLGKQPKDWDVTTNAAPGDIIGLFEKTVYENTYGTVAVIFEDETDMSLRQIEVTPYRIESEYSDKRHPDTVLFSDKIEDDLKRRDFTINALAYSLKDKGGVVDLFDGIKDIYEGRIQTVGDAGERFNEDALRMLRAVRFAVTLKTSEHKPFVISNEVANALLVHAPSISQISTERIRDEFIKIIASDEPAVGIMMLEKFGLLGHIIPELKEGIGCIQGGAHRYDVYEHLLMALKHAADKNWPLEIRLAALFHDIGKPRSRRPGVKKAYTFYGHEVIGARMAAKIMERLKFPKKTTELVVTLVRQHMFFSDTETITLSAVRRVVAKVGKENIWTLMNVRECDRVGMAKKEAPFRLRKYHAMIEEVLRDPISVGALAIDGVVLKNELGITPGPRMGWILHALLEEVLDDPTKNTKEHLSELVKSLNMLGDSELKALGERGKEKKDELEEKEVGELHKKHGV; from the coding sequence ATGAGCCCAACCGTACAAAATAAGATTACTAGTGCTTCTCTTCCTCAGAGAGTTTTAGACGTGCTTGGGAAGCTACAGGGAGCAAACTTTGAGGCATATATAGTCGGAGGATCAGTTCGTGATCTTATGCTTGGTAAACAACCCAAAGATTGGGATGTTACAACGAATGCCGCTCCTGGAGACATCATAGGGTTATTTGAAAAAACAGTGTATGAAAATACGTATGGCACTGTAGCGGTGATATTCGAAGATGAGACTGACATGTCTTTGAGACAAATAGAAGTAACGCCATACCGTATTGAGTCTGAGTATAGTGATAAAAGACATCCAGACACTGTCCTTTTTAGTGACAAAATCGAAGATGATTTGAAAAGACGTGATTTTACAATAAATGCTCTGGCATATAGCCTAAAGGACAAGGGGGGAGTTGTTGACTTATTTGACGGTATCAAGGACATATATGAAGGACGCATACAAACTGTAGGGGACGCAGGCGAACGATTCAATGAAGATGCTCTTCGAATGTTACGAGCAGTACGTTTTGCTGTAACACTTAAAACATCTGAACATAAGCCTTTCGTTATTAGTAATGAAGTGGCTAATGCGCTTTTAGTACACGCACCATCTATTAGTCAAATCTCGACTGAGCGAATACGAGATGAGTTTATAAAAATCATTGCTTCTGATGAACCAGCAGTCGGCATAATGATGCTTGAGAAATTTGGACTACTGGGGCACATTATTCCTGAACTCAAAGAGGGTATTGGCTGTATCCAGGGCGGAGCACATCGTTATGATGTCTATGAACATCTCCTCATGGCACTTAAGCATGCAGCAGATAAAAACTGGCCGTTAGAAATAAGACTAGCAGCATTATTCCACGATATAGGTAAACCTCGCTCGAGGCGTCCAGGGGTGAAGAAAGCCTATACATTCTACGGCCATGAAGTTATCGGTGCTCGTATGGCAGCGAAAATCATGGAGCGTTTAAAATTTCCTAAGAAAACAACTGAACTCGTGGTGACCCTGGTTCGACAGCATATGTTCTTCTCCGATACAGAAACAATTACACTTTCAGCCGTACGGAGAGTTGTAGCAAAGGTTGGCAAAGAAAATATTTGGACACTTATGAATGTACGTGAGTGCGATAGGGTAGGGATGGCAAAAAAAGAAGCGCCATTTAGATTGCGCAAGTACCACGCTATGATCGAGGAAGTACTCCGTGATCCGATATCAGTCGGCGCACTTGCAATCGACGGTGTTGTATTAAAGAATGAACTCGGTATTACACCTGGACCACGCATGGGCTGGATACTCCATGCACTACTCGAAGAAGTACTCGATGATCCAACAAAAAATACCAAAGAGCATCTATCTGAACTTGTAAAATCACTAAATATGTTAGGCGACAGTGAACTCAAAGCGTTAGGGGAGCGAGGCAAAGAAAAGAAAGACGAGCTTGAAGAAAAAGAGGTTGGGGAATTGCATAAAAAACATGGAGTATAG
- a CDS encoding MscL family protein, whose product MDEQKNVPMPIQVSKLQGFIDFIREQGVVGLAIGFILGGAVSKIVGSLVDNVINPIVGIILGKVDLAERMITIGQASIKWGAFVSSIIDFVVIAAVVYFGFKMLGLEKLDRKKE is encoded by the coding sequence ATGGATGAGCAAAAAAATGTGCCTATGCCAATACAAGTTTCTAAGCTACAAGGATTTATTGACTTCATCCGGGAGCAGGGAGTTGTTGGTCTTGCGATCGGTTTTATTTTAGGTGGCGCAGTATCAAAAATTGTTGGGTCTTTGGTAGATAATGTTATCAATCCGATCGTCGGGATTATTCTCGGTAAAGTTGATCTTGCTGAACGCATGATTACTATTGGACAGGCAAGCATTAAATGGGGAGCATTCGTCTCGTCAATTATTGATTTTGTCGTTATTGCTGCAGTCGTTTATTTTGGATTTAAGATGCTTGGACTCGAAAAACTAGATAGGAAGAAAGAATAA
- the xth gene encoding exodeoxyribonuclease III has protein sequence MRIISWNTNGIRGTHKAGLFLPLFTKYKPDMVCIQETKAEAEQLPDEIRNIPSYQAFFSHSKGRKGYSGVGTYTKIKTTSTHVGFTVKDLDDEGRTMVTYFDSPVGVVALINCYFPNGGGGPVRLDFKLKFYDEFLKFIDRLRKDGKKIIFCGDINTAHEEIDLARPKANEENTGFLPIERAWIDEVIAHGYVDVFRHKYPTKADAYTYWDQKTAARDRNVGWRIDYFFVSPELVKDIKATSILSDYYGSDHCPILLDIF, from the coding sequence ATGAGAATCATTTCATGGAACACCAATGGCATCAGAGGTACTCACAAAGCGGGACTTTTTCTGCCATTATTTACCAAATACAAGCCTGATATGGTTTGTATCCAAGAAACCAAAGCTGAGGCAGAACAATTGCCTGATGAAATTAGAAACATCCCTTCCTACCAAGCATTCTTCTCTCACTCTAAAGGTCGCAAAGGTTACAGCGGTGTCGGAACGTATACAAAAATAAAAACCACGAGCACCCATGTCGGATTTACGGTAAAAGATCTCGATGATGAAGGTCGGACGATGGTGACTTATTTTGATTCACCGGTTGGCGTTGTTGCGCTCATCAATTGCTACTTCCCCAACGGCGGCGGCGGGCCAGTACGGCTCGACTTCAAGCTCAAGTTCTACGATGAATTTCTGAAATTTATTGATCGACTTCGCAAAGACGGCAAGAAAATTATTTTCTGCGGTGACATTAACACTGCCCATGAAGAGATCGACCTAGCGCGACCTAAGGCTAATGAAGAAAATACAGGCTTCCTCCCTATCGAGCGTGCCTGGATCGATGAAGTAATAGCACATGGGTATGTCGATGTCTTCCGTCATAAATATCCAACCAAAGCTGATGCTTATACGTACTGGGACCAAAAGACTGCTGCTCGTGACCGCAATGTCGGCTGGAGGATAGATTACTTCTTTGTTTCCCCAGAACTCGTCAAAGATATCAAGGCTACGAGTATCCTTTCTGATTACTACGGTAGCGACCATTGTCCGATACTGCTTGACATATTTTAA